Proteins from a genomic interval of Ramlibacter algicola:
- a CDS encoding ATP-binding protein, whose product MSESLRAEPVTPVRPVAPPASLLAGPTARAEAIAASDMAAAISGFDWASTPLGAAETWPQSLKSAVRLVIGSRYPMFIWWGPELVAIYNDAYIDALGPRHPWALGRPARETWAEIWDVVGPQAEAVLRRGASTWNDRVLLVMQRKGYAEETYFTFSYSPCFDDDGEVGGVFCTCTDDTQRVLGERRLKSLGAVSAAVLDSRNPVHACESAAAALAGNAHDLPFVLFYLQEGGAVRLVASTGAVAGSALAPQLQALDADGPWPFLDVAASRQPQHVDRIDRVALVDAGPWPEPVLDAMVVPLPAPDAAGPGGFLVFGLNPRRPVDPEYGDYLALVAQRVGSAIADARALQQEQQRAASLAELDRAKTTFFSNVSHELRTPLTLMLGPLADLLAAGPADGETRRALELAQRNGRRLQRMVETLLDFSRIEAGRMEAQFQPIDFARAVAELASFFDSAARRGGLELQVDCPPLPRPVYVDRAMLEKIVFNLLANAIKYTPAGSVRVRVRDTGGGARLEVTDTGLGIPQAALPHVFERFYRVEGAQGRSIEGSGIGLALVAELARIHHAAPEVQSWLGAGSTFSLELPYGHAHLPHEQVDHSPAAAQLSPPSGWLDDVEAWFGSDASSTHALAVEEPSVPLDARPGIRQRADVLLVDDNADMRGYLQRLLGREHDVRTASDGWQALQRIAEHVPDLVITDVMMARMDGLQLLRRLRTDASTSTLPVIMLSANAGDEARLEALDTGADDFLVKPFQARELLARVSGLLRLSQVRSEAMQREQQLRGEVQQVLESIGEGFIAVDADWRMTYVNAAAEAIYDRSRDMLLGRPLWELFPELLGSPFEQPFRRAMAQREPQKVDGPYHSLAGWFECSVYPVASGGLSFYFRDVLQSRLMEQSLRRGEERQRFLSELGQLLQQLEDPGEVLTAAVGALGEHLRADRCIWALVDEGQDSVTLHGEFHADGITPARLSRMRLRHFHADQLRLYREGRPFVVADVQQDERLGEQRTTYRQRGIAASLSAGILRSGRIVACIAAHQLQPRAWTEDETALVQAVAQRCWEAFERATVQQRQRESERRLREMAESMPQIVYVADRHGQMLYLNQQWERYTGRPTATEADMTAVVHPDDFDRMMQLWRHALGTGQPMTSEFRVRNARDGVYRWWLTRAVPIRDDRGRVVRWYGTSTDIDDFKRNAEALAQAHAALQQVERRKDQFIATLAHELRNPLAPLRNGVQLLAMGGGPDGGLRVQAMMKRQIDQLVRLVDDLLEVSRITSGKVVLQRSPQDMADVLHAAAESSRPVVDAARHSLHVEVDDLAGQCADGDPLRLGQVFSNLLNNAAKYTEPGGHIALRGWRDGHFAVVQVQDNGIGLAREMLEEVFQPFVQVDRSAARAQGGLGIGLSIVRSLVELHGGTVRANSEGDGKGSTFEVRLPVTGGAGGADPSSEGSERAAPAAGPSVLVVDDNHDAADSLAYMLEMMGATTRVVYGGPDAVTAVDALMPDLMLLDLGMPGMDGYEVARRLAQHPQRGRMLLVALTGWGQTEDRQRTRDAGFDEHLVKPAEIDVLEQLLARAKR is encoded by the coding sequence ATGAGCGAGTCCCTCCGAGCCGAGCCCGTGACACCCGTGCGCCCCGTCGCGCCGCCCGCGTCGCTGCTCGCCGGCCCGACGGCCCGCGCCGAGGCGATCGCCGCCAGCGACATGGCGGCGGCGATCTCCGGCTTCGACTGGGCATCGACTCCGCTCGGCGCGGCCGAAACCTGGCCGCAGAGCCTGAAGAGCGCCGTGCGCCTGGTGATCGGCTCGCGGTACCCGATGTTCATCTGGTGGGGGCCGGAGCTGGTCGCGATCTACAACGACGCCTACATCGACGCGCTCGGTCCGCGGCATCCCTGGGCGCTCGGCCGGCCCGCGCGCGAGACCTGGGCCGAAATCTGGGACGTGGTCGGCCCGCAGGCGGAAGCCGTCCTGCGGCGCGGCGCGTCCACCTGGAACGACCGCGTGCTGCTCGTGATGCAGCGCAAGGGCTACGCCGAGGAAACCTACTTCACCTTCTCGTACAGCCCCTGCTTCGACGACGACGGCGAGGTCGGCGGCGTGTTCTGCACCTGCACCGACGACACGCAGCGCGTGCTCGGCGAGCGCCGCCTGAAGAGCCTGGGGGCGGTCTCGGCGGCCGTGCTCGACTCGCGCAATCCCGTGCATGCCTGCGAATCCGCGGCGGCCGCGCTGGCGGGCAACGCGCACGACCTGCCCTTCGTGCTGTTCTACCTGCAAGAAGGCGGCGCGGTGCGCCTCGTCGCCAGCACCGGCGCCGTGGCCGGCTCGGCGCTCGCGCCGCAGCTGCAGGCGCTCGACGCCGACGGCCCGTGGCCGTTCCTGGACGTCGCCGCGTCGCGGCAGCCCCAGCACGTCGACCGCATCGATCGCGTCGCCCTGGTCGACGCCGGCCCTTGGCCCGAGCCGGTGCTCGATGCGATGGTGGTGCCGCTGCCCGCCCCGGACGCGGCGGGGCCCGGCGGCTTCCTCGTCTTCGGGCTCAACCCGCGCCGTCCGGTCGACCCCGAGTACGGCGACTACCTCGCGCTCGTGGCACAGCGCGTGGGCAGTGCGATCGCGGACGCGCGCGCGTTGCAGCAGGAGCAGCAGCGCGCCGCGTCGCTCGCCGAGCTCGACCGCGCCAAGACCACCTTCTTCTCCAACGTCAGCCACGAGCTGCGCACGCCGCTCACGTTGATGCTGGGACCGCTGGCCGACCTGCTGGCAGCGGGCCCGGCCGACGGCGAGACGCGCCGCGCGCTGGAACTCGCGCAGCGCAACGGCCGCCGGCTCCAGCGCATGGTCGAAACGCTGCTGGATTTCTCGCGCATCGAAGCCGGCCGCATGGAAGCGCAGTTCCAGCCGATCGACTTCGCCCGCGCGGTCGCCGAACTGGCGAGCTTCTTCGATTCGGCCGCGCGGCGCGGCGGGCTCGAGCTGCAGGTCGACTGCCCGCCGCTGCCCCGGCCCGTGTACGTGGACCGCGCCATGCTGGAGAAGATCGTCTTCAACCTGCTGGCCAACGCCATCAAGTACACGCCCGCCGGCAGCGTGCGCGTGCGGGTGCGTGACACCGGCGGCGGCGCACGGCTGGAGGTCACCGACACCGGCCTTGGCATCCCGCAAGCCGCCCTGCCGCATGTCTTCGAGCGCTTCTACCGCGTCGAAGGCGCGCAGGGCCGCAGCATCGAGGGCTCGGGCATCGGGCTCGCGCTGGTCGCCGAACTCGCCCGCATCCACCACGCCGCGCCCGAAGTGCAAAGCTGGCTGGGCGCCGGCAGCACCTTCAGCCTCGAACTGCCCTACGGCCATGCGCACCTGCCGCACGAGCAGGTCGACCACAGCCCCGCGGCCGCGCAGCTGTCGCCGCCCAGTGGCTGGCTTGACGACGTGGAGGCCTGGTTCGGCAGCGATGCGTCGTCGACCCACGCGCTCGCGGTGGAGGAACCATCGGTGCCGCTCGACGCGCGGCCCGGCATCCGGCAGCGTGCCGACGTCCTGCTGGTCGATGACAACGCCGACATGCGCGGCTACCTGCAGCGGCTGCTGGGACGCGAGCACGACGTGCGCACGGCTTCGGACGGCTGGCAGGCGCTGCAGCGCATCGCCGAGCACGTGCCCGACCTGGTGATCACCGACGTGATGATGGCCCGCATGGACGGCCTGCAGCTGCTGCGGCGCCTGCGTACGGACGCGTCCACGTCCACCCTGCCCGTGATCATGCTGTCGGCCAATGCGGGCGACGAGGCACGGCTGGAGGCGCTGGACACCGGCGCCGATGATTTCCTGGTCAAGCCGTTCCAGGCCCGCGAGCTGCTCGCGCGCGTGTCGGGCCTGCTGCGCCTGTCGCAGGTGCGCAGCGAAGCGATGCAGCGCGAGCAGCAACTGCGCGGGGAAGTGCAGCAGGTGCTCGAGAGCATCGGCGAGGGCTTCATCGCGGTGGACGCCGACTGGCGCATGACGTACGTGAACGCGGCGGCGGAGGCGATCTACGACCGCTCGCGCGACATGTTGCTCGGCCGCCCGCTGTGGGAGCTGTTCCCGGAGCTGCTCGGCTCGCCCTTCGAGCAGCCGTTCCGCCGCGCGATGGCGCAGCGCGAGCCGCAGAAGGTCGACGGTCCCTACCACTCGCTGGCCGGCTGGTTCGAGTGCAGCGTGTACCCGGTGGCTTCCGGTGGCCTGTCGTTCTACTTCCGCGACGTCCTGCAAAGCCGCCTGATGGAGCAGTCGCTGCGCCGTGGCGAGGAGCGCCAGCGCTTCCTGTCCGAGCTGGGCCAGCTGCTGCAGCAGCTGGAAGATCCCGGGGAGGTGCTGACCGCCGCCGTGGGCGCGCTCGGCGAGCACCTGCGCGCCGACCGCTGCATCTGGGCGCTGGTCGACGAGGGCCAGGACAGCGTCACGCTGCACGGCGAGTTCCACGCCGACGGCATCACGCCGGCGCGGCTGTCGCGCATGCGGCTGCGGCACTTCCACGCGGACCAGTTGCGGCTGTACCGCGAGGGGCGCCCGTTCGTGGTCGCCGACGTGCAGCAGGACGAGCGGCTGGGCGAGCAGCGCACCACGTACCGGCAGCGCGGCATCGCGGCCAGCCTGTCCGCCGGCATCCTGCGGTCCGGCCGCATCGTCGCCTGCATCGCGGCGCACCAGTTGCAGCCGCGCGCCTGGACCGAGGACGAGACGGCGCTGGTGCAGGCCGTCGCGCAACGGTGCTGGGAAGCATTCGAGCGCGCCACCGTGCAGCAGCGCCAGCGCGAAAGCGAGCGGCGCCTGCGCGAGATGGCCGAGTCGATGCCGCAGATCGTCTACGTCGCGGACCGGCACGGCCAGATGCTGTACCTGAACCAGCAGTGGGAGCGCTACACGGGGCGACCGACCGCGACCGAAGCCGACATGACCGCCGTCGTCCACCCGGACGACTTCGACCGGATGATGCAGCTGTGGCGGCACGCGCTCGGCACGGGACAGCCCATGACGAGCGAGTTCCGGGTGCGCAACGCGCGCGACGGCGTCTACCGGTGGTGGCTCACGCGCGCGGTGCCGATCCGCGACGACCGCGGCCGCGTGGTGCGCTGGTACGGCACCTCCACCGACATCGACGACTTCAAGCGCAACGCCGAGGCGCTGGCGCAGGCGCACGCCGCGCTGCAGCAGGTGGAGCGGCGCAAGGACCAGTTCATCGCCACGCTCGCGCACGAGCTGCGCAACCCGCTCGCGCCCCTGCGCAACGGGGTGCAGCTGCTCGCGATGGGCGGCGGCCCGGACGGCGGCTTGCGCGTGCAGGCCATGATGAAGCGGCAGATCGACCAGCTCGTGCGGCTGGTCGACGACCTGCTGGAGGTGTCGCGCATCACCTCGGGCAAGGTGGTGCTGCAGCGCAGCCCGCAGGACATGGCCGACGTGCTGCATGCCGCGGCCGAGAGCAGCCGCCCCGTGGTCGACGCCGCGCGCCACTCGCTGCACGTGGAGGTCGACGACCTCGCCGGGCAGTGCGCGGACGGCGACCCGCTGCGGCTGGGGCAGGTGTTCAGCAACCTGCTGAACAACGCGGCCAAGTACACCGAGCCCGGCGGCCACATCGCGCTGCGCGGCTGGCGCGACGGCCACTTCGCCGTCGTGCAGGTGCAGGACAACGGCATCGGCCTGGCGCGCGAGATGCTGGAGGAAGTCTTCCAGCCCTTCGTGCAGGTCGACCGGTCGGCGGCGCGCGCGCAGGGCGGCCTGGGCATCGGCCTGTCGATCGTGCGCAGCCTGGTCGAACTTCATGGAGGCACCGTGCGAGCGAACAGCGAAGGCGATGGGAAGGGCAGCACGTTCGAAGTGCGCCTGCCGGTCACGGGAGGCGCGGGCGGTGCGGACCCGTCGAGCGAAGGTTCGGAGCGCGCGGCACCGGCCGCGGGGCCGTCGGTGCTGGTGGTCGACGACAACCATGACGCCGCCGACAGCCTGGCCTACATGCTCGAGATGATGGGCGCCACCACGCGTGTCGTGTACGGCGGGCCGGACGCGGTCACCGCGGTCGATGCCTTGATGCCAGACCTGATGCTGCTCGACCTGGGCATGCCCGGCATGGACGGCTACGAAGTCGCGCGGCGCCTGGCACAGCACCCGCAGCGCGGCCGCATGCTGCTGGTCGCGCTGACCGGCTGGGGCCAGACCGAAGACCGGCAGCGCACGCGCGACGCGGGCTTCGACGAGCACCTGGTCAAGCCGGCCGAGATCGACGTGCTGGAGCAGCTGCTGGCGCGCGCCAAGCGCTGA
- a CDS encoding phosphatase PAP2 family protein codes for MHAHLASPFWTTITRFGEAGILLPCAALIAVGLLATTREWRAAAAWVLPLGIAVAVTTASKIAFLGFGLGIASLDFTGFSGHAMFAAAVYPMLAWALMGRGRPRLRAVVIAFAYALAALVAVSRVRVDAHSPSEIVLGFTLGALASAAAMHALREGAEFTLPPVLAGVLALWLGLMPHEPVLLPSHEIVTRVSLKLSGRTKPFTRADLHRKGLPSLG; via the coding sequence ATGCACGCGCACCTTGCTTCCCCGTTCTGGACCACCATCACCCGCTTCGGCGAAGCCGGCATCCTGCTGCCCTGCGCGGCGCTCATCGCCGTCGGGCTGCTGGCCACCACGCGCGAGTGGCGCGCCGCCGCCGCGTGGGTGCTGCCGCTGGGCATCGCGGTCGCGGTGACCACTGCGTCCAAGATCGCCTTCCTCGGCTTCGGGCTGGGCATCGCCAGCCTGGACTTCACCGGCTTCTCCGGCCACGCCATGTTCGCGGCGGCCGTGTACCCGATGCTGGCCTGGGCGCTGATGGGCCGCGGCCGCCCCCGCCTGCGCGCGGTCGTGATCGCCTTCGCCTATGCGCTGGCGGCGCTCGTGGCGGTGTCGCGCGTCCGCGTGGATGCCCACTCGCCGTCGGAGATCGTGCTGGGCTTCACGCTGGGTGCGCTGGCCAGTGCCGCGGCCATGCACGCGCTGCGGGAAGGCGCGGAGTTCACGCTGCCGCCCGTCCTGGCCGGCGTGCTGGCCTTGTGGCTCGGCCTGATGCCGCACGAGCCGGTGCTGCTGCCTTCGCACGAGATCGTGACCAGGGTGTCGCTCAAGCTCAGCGGGCGGACCAAGCCGTTCACGCGCGCGGACCTGCACCGCAAGGGCCTGCCCAGCCTGGGCTGA
- a CDS encoding DsbA family oxidoreductase — translation MTATLKIDVVSDVACPWCAVGLSSLETALQRLDGEVRADLHLQPFELNPQMGPEGQDIGEHLAQKYGSTPEQQATNWAAIVERGAAVGFDFRKAGRGRVWNTFDAHRLLHWAGTLDGDAQVRLKKALLAAYFTEARNVSDPAVLLDAVQGAGLDMAQAREVLEQGTYANEVRAAERMWQQSGIQAVPSVVVNDKYLIQGGQPPEAFEQALRQIASQQA, via the coding sequence ATGACCGCCACCCTCAAGATCGACGTCGTGTCCGACGTGGCCTGTCCCTGGTGCGCCGTAGGGCTGTCCTCGCTGGAAACCGCCCTGCAGCGCCTGGACGGCGAAGTCCGGGCCGACCTGCATCTGCAACCGTTCGAACTCAACCCGCAGATGGGGCCGGAAGGCCAGGACATCGGCGAGCACCTGGCGCAGAAGTACGGCTCGACGCCCGAGCAGCAGGCGACCAACTGGGCCGCGATCGTCGAGCGCGGTGCGGCGGTCGGCTTCGACTTCCGCAAGGCCGGTCGCGGACGGGTGTGGAACACCTTCGACGCGCACCGGCTGCTGCACTGGGCCGGCACGCTCGATGGCGATGCGCAGGTGCGGCTGAAGAAGGCGCTGCTCGCGGCCTACTTCACCGAAGCGCGCAACGTGTCCGACCCCGCCGTGCTGCTCGATGCCGTGCAAGGCGCCGGCCTCGACATGGCGCAGGCGCGCGAAGTGCTCGAGCAAGGCACGTACGCCAACGAGGTGCGAGCGGCCGAGCGCATGTGGCAGCAAAGCGGCATCCAGGCCGTGCCCTCGGTCGTCGTCAACGACAAGTACCTGATCCAGGGCGGGCAGCCGCCCGAGGCGTTCGAGCAGGCGCTGCGGCAGATCGCGTCGCAGCAGGCCTGA